One genomic region from Erythrobacter mangrovi encodes:
- a CDS encoding accessory factor UbiK family protein, producing MQSQNPLIADFVKLANSAAGTLAGMGREAREAARERAKETFGGMDFVSREEFDAVKMMASKAREEAEKLAERIAALEAKIK from the coding sequence ATGCAAAGCCAGAACCCGTTGATCGCCGATTTCGTCAAACTCGCCAATTCGGCGGCCGGTACTTTGGCCGGCATGGGGCGCGAGGCGCGCGAAGCCGCGCGTGAACGCGCCAAGGAAACCTTCGGCGGCATGGATTTTGTGAGCCGCGAGGAATTCGATGCGGTCAAGATGATGGCCAGCAAGGCGCGCGAGGAAGCCGAAAAGCTGGCCGAGCGCATCGCGGCGCTCGAAGCCAAGATCAAGTGA
- a CDS encoding TspO/MBR family protein, with product MNMLASRGQLRASFIRWALFCVPLLVLLGFLSGTFGGANSAWFLGLTKPDIYPEPKWFGIVWTILYIMIGLSLALIASAWGARGRTAALWVFVVHFLLNLAWSPTFFAAHQITVALAILALIDVTLLVVIVLFWKVRRGAAVLLLPYLAWVLFATVLNYEFLRLNPDADGARNDGQVERVRIGN from the coding sequence ATGAACATGCTGGCTTCGCGCGGGCAGCTGCGCGCGAGTTTCATTCGCTGGGCGCTGTTCTGCGTGCCCCTGCTCGTGCTGCTGGGCTTCCTGTCGGGCACCTTCGGCGGTGCCAATTCGGCGTGGTTCCTGGGACTGACCAAGCCCGATATCTATCCCGAACCCAAGTGGTTCGGCATCGTGTGGACGATCCTCTACATCATGATCGGTCTCTCATTGGCCTTGATCGCATCGGCATGGGGGGCACGCGGTCGCACGGCTGCGCTGTGGGTTTTCGTGGTGCACTTCCTGCTCAATCTTGCGTGGTCTCCGACCTTTTTCGCCGCACACCAGATCACTGTCGCGCTGGCCATACTGGCGCTGATCGATGTGACACTGTTGGTGGTCATCGTGCTGTTCTGGAAGGTTCGCCGCGGGGCGGCAGTGCTGTTGCTGCCCTATCTCGCCTGGGTCCTGTTCGCGACCGTGCTCAACTACGAGTTCCTGCGGCTCAATCCCGATGCCGACGGGGCACGCAACGATGGCCAGGTCGAACGGGTGCGGATCGGGAATTGA
- a CDS encoding SDR family oxidoreductase codes for MEISGRTVLLTGGTAGIGEQTALQLKAKGATVIVTGRNAERLKAMRERGFEAIQADLSMPTGAEDILRTLGDRSIDILINNAGQGVDHDFREAQPDGDAADHCIYANLNTPIRLIAALVPRLKQRPQAAIVNVTSGLAIAPRAGGPVYCATKAGLRSYTQAIRAQLAGTSVSVIEALPPVVETALTAGRGGKKMAADECARQIVEGIEKGRAEVNVGLVKVLQAVHSASPALARKVMLRF; via the coding sequence ATGGAAATCTCGGGAAGGACCGTCCTGCTCACCGGGGGAACCGCGGGGATCGGCGAACAGACGGCGCTGCAGCTGAAGGCCAAGGGGGCGACTGTCATTGTTACAGGGCGCAATGCCGAGCGGCTGAAGGCGATGCGCGAGCGCGGGTTCGAGGCGATCCAGGCCGATCTGTCGATGCCGACGGGAGCGGAAGATATCCTGCGCACGCTGGGGGATCGCAGTATCGACATCCTCATCAACAATGCCGGGCAGGGGGTCGACCATGATTTCCGCGAGGCGCAGCCCGATGGGGATGCGGCGGATCACTGCATCTACGCCAATCTGAATACTCCGATCAGGCTGATTGCGGCGCTGGTCCCGCGGCTCAAGCAACGCCCTCAGGCGGCGATCGTGAACGTAACCAGCGGGCTGGCCATAGCGCCGCGCGCGGGTGGGCCGGTCTATTGTGCGACCAAGGCCGGCCTGCGCAGCTACACCCAGGCGATCCGGGCCCAGCTTGCCGGCACTAGCGTATCGGTGATCGAGGCATTGCCGCCGGTGGTGGAAACGGCGCTGACCGCGGGGCGCGGGGGGAAGAAGATGGCGGCCGACGAGTGCGCACGCCAGATCGTTGAAGGGATCGAAAAGGGCCGGGCCGAGGTCAACGTCGGACTGGTCAAGGTCCTGCAGGCGGTTCATTCCGCCTCTCCCGCGCTGGCACGCAAGGTCATGCTGCGTTTCTGA